One window of the Pseudomonadota bacterium genome contains the following:
- the rpoZ gene encoding DNA-directed RNA polymerase subunit omega — translation MARVTVEDCIIQIPNRFNLVVLAAQRARQIYSGSPLTIDRGDDKFPVLALREIAGSSVTLSDLNASMVQSFRTQVVLDETEQKMADTLSREKSGSKRDLEIGRSSVVEEKVVVSEADAQEKKLAAEFEAEIAREAEGRGKGKSGTKYKPAKAKSESAPSESTHKDPAS, via the coding sequence ATGGCTCGCGTCACAGTTGAAGATTGCATCATTCAAATTCCAAATCGTTTCAATCTTGTGGTCTTAGCGGCTCAAAGGGCACGGCAAATCTACTCAGGATCTCCCTTGACCATTGATCGTGGTGACGATAAGTTTCCCGTACTAGCTTTGCGTGAGATTGCAGGCAGCAGTGTGACTCTTAGTGATTTAAACGCGTCCATGGTCCAAAGCTTTAGAACCCAGGTGGTTTTGGACGAGACGGAACAGAAAATGGCTGATACCCTTTCTAGGGAAAAATCGGGATCAAAACGAGATCTCGAAATTGGAAGAAGCTCAGTGGTTGAAGAAAAAGTTGTTGTGTCTGAAGCCGATGCGCAAGAGAAAAAATTAGCTGCAGAGTTCGAGGCCGAAATTGCTCGTGAAGCTGAGGGTAGGGGTAAGGGTAAATCGGGCACTAAATACAAGCCAGCTAAAGCAAAATCTGAATCAGCCCCCTCTGAATCAACCCACAAGGACCCTGCATCTTAA
- the ykgO gene encoding type B 50S ribosomal protein L36 → MKVINSLKSAKSRDKACRVVRRRGRLYVINKKNPRFKARQG, encoded by the coding sequence ATGAAAGTTATTAACTCACTGAAGTCGGCCAAAAGTCGTGACAAAGCGTGTCGTGTTGTGCGCAGACGTGGCCGTTTATATGTCATTAACAAGAAAAATCCACGTTTTAAAGCCCGTCAGGGTTAA